The region agcttacaggctctggtgacatcaaggtctttaagaggtccatgtatagctttaagatccacagtagccgttttggccgctataatgcatcttaagccgctagtgttatagctcaaagtgaattctaccaccttaacatctatatgagtaataagcagctgcaattttcacttaaggttctaaacaggcgataaaaagtcttttatagctccgtgtatcgcaatcgctacttaactctcttgtatcacttacagtcgaaaagagaagttatgagtcacCATTATAGATCATGTAACTAGTCGCAGACGagcgttattcaataccttagtacatcttatacTGTAATTAAAGTCTTACTTAcaacctaagcctatagcgccatgttaagatgaccgatgaatcaataagcaaaacaaaaattatTAATTGAAACGTAAATACTCAATAAAAATCGATACTTTTACTCAATATTGACctaatgttagtattgttatatttaaaatcaaacttcacgtatattgagtaatttttcgaaaattaaatacggtggaccacaaataaaaaaatattatattcagataaatatgcaaaggatcagaggccctttaaaattttgttagtaatacatatagttattgacagtgtaattaatttcgccatcaGAAATCCACAGATAACACCGGCATtagtgaactaaaataattatttgcttttaattatccgccattacatttcacttcaagctgtcacaggGCAAGCTTACGaataatatatatacaaaatggaaacatctgcAATCAAATCAGATagggctaaggaaaaaatgtgcaattaccttcttgagtgttacaaacattgactttaaatgctaatgtaccatctaaagctgaaagtatCATCTATATGGCCCTATACTATTACTCAAATAGTTAGTAGTCGCCtatttggcacccttttaaatcctaagtagttaatcaacgctattacagcACTACTTAAGCGCTCTTCTACCTCTTATTTGTTCCTATAACTCTATTGTAGCGCCGTTTTACAACTCAAGGTGATAAAAAttgtgcccaatccggggtTGTTAGGGAGTTATAGCCAGCTGtaactcctatttttagaaCATCAATAGAACCTCTGGAGTAAACAAACGCTTATGTAGATCTCTTTTAACCCTTATATTTAGCGTCTAATGTTAGTTGGGTGATCAGCTGATATGCAAAATTAaactttctatcttttgtagtttcgtCTCTGCGTTGttaagttaaggatgactcacgttagaccgggccggagcttctggcgctccattttctatggaaagcatcgcgtgatcacctgtcatttgtcatagaaaagtaagcgtcggaagctccggcccggacacggcccggtcgaCCCGGTCTCCTTTAGTCAGTCAGGACAGGACATTTTAGATTTAGCTTATATTACGGACACGAGTAATGCTGTCAGGATTAAATTCCGTTATCCAATATTACGTTAAGTGAATATTTAAGTTTGTATCAAGTGATACCCGAAAGCAGAAAATAAACGGCTATGTTCGTGAAAGCTTATGCGAAAGCTTTAAAATGTACACTACCAGGATTCATATACAACTTCGCTCTTGCATTACATTACCTATAATAAACCGATATGATGGAGATAACTTTGGCACAGAAAAAATCGAACTGTGTATCATATGCTTCTCACTGCACTATAATATAGCATTATAATATATGTTCATTTAAAAAATTCCAGAAGCCACACGTTCGCTGGAGAAGGATTCTGCTTCACGACCCAATCCAGTGCGCCCGTTACTTGTACTGCGATCTGGGCGCGCGGCCAGCCGACACCGAGCCGAGGAAAGGATTCGTGGTCATGCTGACGTGAGTTCATGTAACTATGCTCGAGATAACATGTCTGTAGAAGAATCCTGCTGTACGGTACGATGCAGTGCGCTCGTTACCTGTACTGCGACCTGGGCACGCTGCTGGCTGACACCGAGCCGAGGAAAGGATTCGTGGTCATGCTGGCGTGAGTTCATGTAACTACGCTCGAGATAACATGTCTGTAGAAGAATCCTGCTGTACGGTACGATACAGTACGCTCGTTACCTATACTGCGACCTGGGCCCGCTGCTGGCTGACACCGAGCTGAGGAAAGGATTCGTGGTCATGCTGACGTAAGTTCATGTAACTACGCTCGAGGTAACATGTCTGTAGAAGAATCCTGCTGTACGGTACGATACAGTGCGCTCGTTACCTGTACTGCGACCTGGGCCCGCTGCTGGCTGACACCGAGCCGAGGAAAGGATTCGTGGTCATGCTGACGTGAGTTCATGTAACTATGCTCGAGATAACAGGTCTGTATTAGAAGAATCCTGCTGTACGGTACGATCCAGTGCGCTCGTTACCTGTACTGCGACCTGGGCCCGCTGCTGGCTGACACCGAGCCGAGGAAAGGATTCGTGGTCATGCTGACGTGAGTTCATGTAACTGTGTTCGAGATAGCATGTCTGTGAAGAATCCTCCTGTACGGTACGATCCAGAGCGCTCGTTACCTGTACTGCGACCTGGGCGCGCGGAATTACTTACATCTAATTATTGCGCCAACCTGTTCATTTACCTGCTGTAAAATGTTGTTAATTCATTGGtgatcggcgcgattcgggaaatgaattagagattaactagatacgatatactaaagatatgtgacgtcctacgagtaaaggtaccttatggcggttggcgcttacgctattattaacgccgctccaatattattgcggcgctatgcgacttAAGCGCAAGCTGCCataaaggtaccttttgccgtgaaacgtcacatatctttactatttcatatctagtgaatctctatttcatttcccgaatcgcgacgccagccgccataaggtacctttttccgtggaacgtcacatatctttactatatcgtatctagttaatctctaattcatttcccgaatcgagccggatATCCCATTTTTCTACTTATAAATTCATATaagtaatgtaaaaaaaacgagatattattcaaaaactgtattaatgtaatttatgtaCACTTAAATGCTGGTTTGAGCTGTCAAAATGCTAAGAACTTACATTAAGAAAAAGCTAAATTTTATTacataaaatatttcataacgTTCAAAATTTCCTTAATGCTTCATTCACTTGCACTCTTATCCTACTTGAtagataaattattaatttgtaaaatCTAATTAGGTACGTCGTTTACATCGACAAGTTTCAGCCTTTCATCTTATTTCATTCAATTTTCAGATTAGATCCTTACGCAGAGGATAAGCTTTCTCACGAAGTGTTCGCGAAAGCTTACGAGTCGGGCAAGTTAAACAGCGACGCAGAATATTGCAAGAAGAAATACTACATGTGCCCTTTCGACGCGGGGTTCCTCTTCGAGATAATACAATACCTGCTTAAAACTTAAGCAAAGTATATTGACGTAAATATTTTGCTAAGCCTTACCTCCTCTATGAGCTCAATTTTAAGAATATGGTCttgatttgatttgatgaaAAAgttaaaccaaacaaaattttaccCACATTTCCCCATATAAAGAATGTTTACGGTGGGGTTGATGTACTTACGAGTATGTTCTAAGCTGCTAAAACAAATGGTAATAAGTAGCTATTAGATTGATGATCAAGTACCGGTAATAAGAAaaacattttcattaaaatcatACTGAAATAACGTTTGTAATATGTGTAACGCACGTAAACACGTGACGACATTTTGTTGTATTTTCTTGCGTACCTACAAGCAAGCAATTacgtaattaataataaaatcaatacGGTATCCAATACACTAGACAATTTAGCTACCTATAGGTATTATGAATTATTTCCATTCAGCCAGTATGAGCGGTCTTATTTACTGGAGTATTCTGTCGATATTTGTAATTCGCTTGTACGAAGTCGATTGCCGGTgcactaaaatatttattaaatcaggcgttacttcccggaatttaatattaattaatacaataatattctTCTGTTATTTATTCCGCATATAATGTTAATGTACCTACTGAACGGAAGTCCGTTCCGAACGCCAAACTTATTTAGCTGGTTTGATAGTGCACGCCGTTGTATGGGAACcctgcactttgtgactatgcgctgaaacttggcacagttgattcttagctggtcttgagcagattcAGACCGGGAGCCATCGAGAGCCGCCCCGCccatttagtggggggaggagggaagttcgacgctgtcgcgcttcacttggagcaatatttctctaaaattatacctattagggcatgtgatatatcattttcggataaattaagaatgaggaaaaaaaggaaaaaaaataaaataagcggTGGCTCTCGATGGCTCACGGTCTGAATtagctcaagaccagctaagaatcaactgtgccaagtttcagcgcacaGTCACGAAATGCAAGGTGCCGTGCACAATTAAACCAGCTAAACTAATGATGAAAGGGACTCAAAGGTCTATAAATAAGACTCGACTCCATTTTAGACAACTCGGCTCAACATTATTCCGTCAGGTTTGAGTTATTTAAAATAACGAATAATATTATATAGTCGTCGCATACATAGTGTTTAGGTTTTAttattaagtttataaaatacatatgtatgtcctgcaaggtatttgtaatatgggccttgttgcatgacttaaattttatataaaaataataaattaataaaagtaTATAAGTACTAAAAGGTCGGCCGCAACTTATAGGGCTAATATGGCTCAAGTAGTATTGTATAATTTTCTCGAGCACCTCATTTCTTGTTCTAAAATGCAAAAAACTTGTACATTTGACGCAAAATTACTGAGCATAACTTTTCATTATGATTTTACTGCTACCTACTTAGTGCAAGCATGTGCAAGTAATAGCTGTCATATACAACTCCATGCCTTAAAATCTTCTCTTAGACTTTTATTCTTATGACTTAAGACTTAAAAGTCTAGTAGTGAGGCGTTAAAAATAATTCCAGTCTTTCTAATAGCACTTAAAAGACTGAGACTCTTATATCACTATCACCATACCGTCAACATCTGATTTACGATGCCTCGTAGTGTCGAAACACGCGTTGAATTTTGTATTGATTTTACGGAATTTAATTACGACACAGAATCAAAATTTACCGTGCAAGATAGTCAACAAGTATCCATAAATTTCCACGTAAATAGTAATTTACTACCTGTCAGTCACATATCTCTCTCTACACGCCACGGgtcattgaaattgaaaatccTTTGATTTTAATCCTGATATATAAAATGAGAAAGCatgaaacaataaaatataagtagaatgaaaataatgaaatgCGATATTATATGTGAAAatctattaaaactaaaaacatttTCCTGTTATTGAACATTTGTATGATACACATAGCTTTTATTTCAGTATAACAAGGACAGCATTTAATTTCATACCGAAGGTAGAAAGTCCGTTCGTTCCAGCAGTTTTCTATACACAATGCTGTCAAAACGTCAATTCACGAAATTAACGTGCAGCCGGCTAAAACTGAAACTCATGCGCAGTGTCATTGTTCAATTATTTATACGCAACAACTTGTAACAGTATCTTTAAATTGTAATGAAAATAAACCGacaatattaacaaaattaaataacaatatttaaaaaaaaataagacaaTATTAACCGAAGATAGAGTCGTACCAAGAAagcctgcagcggatttgatagcccacgcagtggaagtgttattttgacgtcataatttcatagaagtgtgacgtttaaaataacacttccactgcgtgggctatcaaattcgctgcagacttttcgtggtcCGACTCTAATACCTAAGTATTTCTTAAAATTGACAGCTTTAAAAATAGTGGTTCATGTAGATAAATGGCGCTATTCAAAAACGTCTGTCAAAACAAACAAAAGCTTGGATAAATGTTTgtccgtcattttgacatttctgttTGTTAGAAACAGACAAAATTTACTTAACTTTTGTACATAACATTAGTACATTGATACCATAGGCTATTGTAGGTACAGGTTGTAATtaatgtaagtaagtatatggAATGTAATATTTGTAATAGGTAAATACGCATACTTGTTTGCCATAATATACTTACTGTAACAAAATAAGATGAATTGGGGTTACCTATTTCGACAGGttcttttttgtaataaaacttgaaatattACTTAACTTAGAAGGAAATCGTAGTTTAAATGTGACCGCGTTTTTCTATTACTTCGTTTATTAATGCTAAAACATGGGAGTCATTACGAATACTGTAATTAggatatattatgtaggtacataaatgcCTTGTATTAAGAGTaaatgtaagtacattaaaTTTGATTCCATTTGAACGCACCAAAAAGCAGTTGGCTAAAGCCGGCTACATATTTGTCTGGCGTGTCGTGATGTGTTGTTCATATTAAATGTATGAAACTGATTTCCGTTCTGATAcgtcacaacacaacacaacagaCATGTGAATCCGGCTTTAGTTTTATTCCATTATACTAGTATAAATATATACCGCCTGCTTGCAATAGAACGGGACGGCAGCGGGAGATGGCACTAATATGGCCTCTTATCTTGCATCTAATATTGCCAAAGTTTATCAATACTGAGTTTAGATTTTTGAATTAACCGCGTTTAAACCCCAATTAACTTTTATTAggttttaaatacagggtgtcccataagtgacacgtcacagtgacactggaagaagaccaggccaagaggatccaaaccaacttaacatgaccccgtaaaagtggcacggttttcgagttattgccaaattaaggtttttcatgaattttgaccgtttttaaaattgttaGTGCctgtgtgcactcggaaaggtctagaagttaattttttttatgtgtacggcatcatgaatagttaactaaaataacagaataggtattttatcgataaacaatgtcaaatgaaaaagtactggtttaatcttgaattaaattcacagcgaaatattaatttcgactttgaccacctgtcgtgaaaaaaattactagaaaagtaatgagctataataacgtcaagctattgagcatgttacgcagattcaaaaatggtatgacacatgtaccttcctgcaataaaataggaattattatcatctttcgaaagcctcataaaaaataaattaaaactagtaaatctgcaatccgttgctacttagtaaaaataacgatttgtgttaagatatctaattctggatacagaaataaaaaaacgcctattcagtatttgccgaatgcctaaaagaaagagatgaaaaatggttatctccctttttaaggatatcattgagttgataaaggatcaaagaaaataaaatattgcaggttgaagtttaatcaatttattaaaataattttattttacaataggtgcttGAATTATTTtaccccggctcgtatgcacgcttggcaccgtcttgtaaaacttcaagttaatttccttaaattaatttcggataatatgtttcgtgctgcctcgaacatacgccgccgtagttcctcttgaaccttattggcttggagtaaactttatcttttaagcattttaagcatCCCCAATGAAAAAAAACTAATGGGTTTAGGTCCTAGGAACGCGGGggccatgccactggtcccaatcgtctgatccatctgggaatttctgtgtgaggtggtcgcggacatcgcgagcgtagtgttctgggcagacatcttgctgtggttccagctccaagaagatggatcggccgaccagtggcatggcctaaCGTTTCccggacctaaacccattagatttttttattggggatacttaaaagataaattttactccaagccaataacgtcccaagaggaactacggcggcaTGTTCGAGGTAGCACGAAACATCcgaaatttattt is a window of Cydia splendana chromosome 1, ilCydSple1.2, whole genome shotgun sequence DNA encoding:
- the LOC134798307 gene encoding uncharacterized protein LOC134798307, which produces MRLIVLLGLLLGVLYCIHLLVQDYQALSAPRMLFRFLFKRDVNAQNYTKPHVRWRRILLHDPIQCARYLYCDLGARPADTEPRKGFVVMLTLDPYAEDKLSHEVFAKAYESGKLNSDAEYCKKKYYMCPFDAGFLFEIIQYLLKT